A window from Rhineura floridana isolate rRhiFlo1 chromosome 17, rRhiFlo1.hap2, whole genome shotgun sequence encodes these proteins:
- the LOC133372069 gene encoding uncharacterized protein LOC133372069, with protein sequence RTSSAMGRLDDHAKKRIVELRKAGLSFRKIKKVLELDNIRVTPQAIYLFLKRKNVEPSLSAPVSHPPPALEKASRETLVDQAGWGDDQFWKLLQENETEPHKQRESAGSEVGVGPNYEMPPHNSNSGGDEGIKIVSVTSLSKEGGPFGKQNDSHEGFSVESQLDPSTGDHCPGPKPSASANCSMLFVPPVPQHNLNGKGKAFLPPARNPALIVKRKIVGRAIHLQKKANVQNGQNPSGPPPSLPVMPRVQPSGHSSRGMTPALAASSGCCAHTKDASTQTSILNLTCSTIHQNAQWGGQMAASLVPPASPQPLAEKLDTVHAEVQKLAQAVHLVLERQGRLERQQEQQQRLQQELLVTLQQLSSTVGHNAVPASAPCTPYSNMADPSPPLPSFSQFKMELI encoded by the exons AGGACGAGCTCTGCCATGGGTCGCTTAGATGACCATGCCAAGAAACGGATTGTGGAGCTGCGTAAAGCTGGTTTGAGTTTCCGCAAGATCAAAAAGGTCTTGGAGCTGGACAATATCCGGGTCACCCCACAAGCCATCTACCTGTTCCTCAAGCGCAAGAATGTCGAGCCCAGCCTGTCTGCACCTGTCTCTCATCCACCACCAGCTCTCGAGAAGGCAAGCCGGGAGACTCTCGTGGACCAAGCTGGCTGGGGGGATGACCAGTTCTGGAAGCTCCTCCAGGAAAATGAGACTGAGCCCCACAAGCAGAGAGAGTCCGCTGGCTCTGAGGTTGGAGTTGGCCCGAACTATGAGATGCCACCTCATAACAGCAACTCTGGTGGCGATGAAGGCATCAAAATCGTCAGCGTGACTTCCTTGAGCAAGGAGGGAGGGCCATTTGGAAAACAGAATGACTCCCATGAGGGCTTCTCCGTGGAGTCACAGCTAGACCCGAGTACTG GTGACCACTGCCCCGGGCCAAAGCCCTCCGCATCCGCCAACTGCTCAATGCTGTTTGTGCCTCCAGTCCCTCAGCATAATCTGAACGGCAAGGGGAAGGCATTTCTGCCTCCTGCACGGAATCCTGCCTTGATTGTGAAGAGGAAGATCGTAGGCCGGGCTATCCACCTCCAGAAAAAG GCAAATGTTCAGAACGGGCAGAATCCATCTGGTCCTCCTCCCAGCTTGCCTGTCATGCCGAGGGTTCAACCAAGCGGTCACTCTTCCCGGGGGATGACTCCTGCCCTGGCTGCGTCTTCTGGCTGCTGTGCGCAT ACTAAAGATGCCAGTACTCAGACTTCTATCCTTAACCTCACCTGCTCTACAATCCATCAGAACGCTCAGTGGGGAGGTCAGATGGCTGCCTCCTTGGTTCCCCCTGCTAGCCCTCAGCCGCTTGCAGAGAAACTGGATACAGTGCACGCTGAGGTCCAGAAGCTTGCTCAAGCTGTGCATCTGGTGTTGGAGCGCCAGGGCCGGCTGGAGCGCCAACAGGAACAGCAGCAGCGCTTGCAGCAGGAGCTCCTTGTGACACTGCAGCAGTTGAGCTCCACTGTCGGCCACAACGCGGTACCTGCCAGTGCCCCCTGTACCCCTTACAGCAACATGGCAGACCCCTCACCGCCTTTGCCAAGTTTCAGCCAGTTCAAGATGGAACTTATCTGA
- the RNPS1 gene encoding RNA-binding protein with serine-rich domain 1 isoform X2, whose amino-acid sequence MAPSPTKRKDRTEEKSKDRSKDKPAAKESSEKDRGRDKTRKRRSASSGSSSTRSRSSSTSSSGSSSSTGSSSGSSSSSASSRSGSSSTSRSSSSSSSSGSPSPSRHRHDNRRRSRSKSKPPKRDEKERRKRSPSPKPTKVHVGRLTRNVTKDHIMEIFSTYGKIKMIDMPVDRLNPHLSKGYAYVEFENPDDAEKALKHMDGGQIDGQEITATAVLTPRPRLPPRRFSPPRRMLPPPPMWRRSPPRMRRRSRSPRRRSPVRRRSRSRSPGRRRHRSRSSSNSSR is encoded by the exons AT GGCTCCGTCTCCGACCAAGCGCAAGGACCGCACAGAAGAAAAATCCAAGGACAGGTCGAAGGACAAGCCAGCCGCAAAGGAGTCGAGCGAAAAGGACCGCGGGCGTGATAAAACGCGCAAAAGGCGCAGCGCCTCCAGTGGCAGCAGTAGCACCAG GTCTCGGTCCAGTTCCACATCCAGTTCAGGTTCCAGCTCCAGCACTGGCTCCAGCAGCGGCTCCAGTTCCTCCTCCGCGTCGAGCCGTTCCGGGAGTTCCAGCACATCTCGCAGCTCCAGCTCCAGCAGCTCCTCAGGCTCTCCGAGCCCATCTCGCCATCGGCACGACAACAGGAGGCGTTCCCGTTCAAA GTCTAAACCGCCCAAGAGAGATGAAAAGGAACGGAGGAAGAGGAGTCCGTCACCCAAACCTACTAAAGTGCATGTTGGGAGACTCACCAGAAATGTGACTAAG gatcatatcatggaaaTATTTTCCACTTACGGAAAGATCAAAATGATTGACATGCCTGTTGACAGGCTGAATCCACACCTCTCCAAGGGTTATGCTTATGTAGAATTTGAGAATCCAGATGATGCTGAGAAGGCATTGAAGCACATGGATGGAG GGCAGATTGATGGCCAGGAGATCACCGCCACAGCTGTCTTGACTCCTCGGCCCAGGCTGCCTCCCAGGCGTTTCTCCCCTCCAAGGAGGATGTTGCCACCGCCGCCCATGTGGCGTCGCTCACCGCCTCGCATGAGGAGAAG GTCCAGGTCTCCCAGGCGCAGATCCCCAGTGCGCAGGCGATCCAGATCCAGATCTCCAGGCCGGAGGCGTCATCGCAGCCGCTCCAGTTCCAACTCTTCCCGATAA
- the RNPS1 gene encoding RNA-binding protein with serine-rich domain 1 isoform X1: MELSGMKKKSLLGIKENNKKSSTRAPSPTKRKDRTEEKSKDRSKDKPAAKESSEKDRGRDKTRKRRSASSGSSSTRSRSSSTSSSGSSSSTGSSSGSSSSSASSRSGSSSTSRSSSSSSSSGSPSPSRHRHDNRRRSRSKSKPPKRDEKERRKRSPSPKPTKVHVGRLTRNVTKDHIMEIFSTYGKIKMIDMPVDRLNPHLSKGYAYVEFENPDDAEKALKHMDGGQIDGQEITATAVLTPRPRLPPRRFSPPRRMLPPPPMWRRSPPRMRRRSRSPRRRSPVRRRSRSRSPGRRRHRSRSSSNSSR; this comes from the exons ATGGAGCTGTCAGGAATGAAAAAGAAGAGTTTGCTAGGaatcaaagaaaataataaaaagtccAGCACTAG GGCTCCGTCTCCGACCAAGCGCAAGGACCGCACAGAAGAAAAATCCAAGGACAGGTCGAAGGACAAGCCAGCCGCAAAGGAGTCGAGCGAAAAGGACCGCGGGCGTGATAAAACGCGCAAAAGGCGCAGCGCCTCCAGTGGCAGCAGTAGCACCAG GTCTCGGTCCAGTTCCACATCCAGTTCAGGTTCCAGCTCCAGCACTGGCTCCAGCAGCGGCTCCAGTTCCTCCTCCGCGTCGAGCCGTTCCGGGAGTTCCAGCACATCTCGCAGCTCCAGCTCCAGCAGCTCCTCAGGCTCTCCGAGCCCATCTCGCCATCGGCACGACAACAGGAGGCGTTCCCGTTCAAA GTCTAAACCGCCCAAGAGAGATGAAAAGGAACGGAGGAAGAGGAGTCCGTCACCCAAACCTACTAAAGTGCATGTTGGGAGACTCACCAGAAATGTGACTAAG gatcatatcatggaaaTATTTTCCACTTACGGAAAGATCAAAATGATTGACATGCCTGTTGACAGGCTGAATCCACACCTCTCCAAGGGTTATGCTTATGTAGAATTTGAGAATCCAGATGATGCTGAGAAGGCATTGAAGCACATGGATGGAG GGCAGATTGATGGCCAGGAGATCACCGCCACAGCTGTCTTGACTCCTCGGCCCAGGCTGCCTCCCAGGCGTTTCTCCCCTCCAAGGAGGATGTTGCCACCGCCGCCCATGTGGCGTCGCTCACCGCCTCGCATGAGGAGAAG GTCCAGGTCTCCCAGGCGCAGATCCCCAGTGCGCAGGCGATCCAGATCCAGATCTCCAGGCCGGAGGCGTCATCGCAGCCGCTCCAGTTCCAACTCTTCCCGATAA